A stretch of the Actinomycetota bacterium genome encodes the following:
- the hypD gene encoding hydrogenase formation protein HypD, producing MKYLSEYRDPALARKVIENIKKISHTPVNLMEVCGTHTVTISKNGIRQVMPKTVTLLSGPGCPVCVTANEDIDKAIWLARQPGVILATFGDMMKVPSPYSSLSAEKAEGVDVRVVYSTLDALQIADDNPNKKVIFFGVGFETTSPTIALSILEAKKRKLKNYSVLARHKLIPPAMAALLSLGEVKLHGFICPGHVSTIIGSKPYEFAAEEHGIPCVISGFEPLDVLQTIYMLVRQAENGEARVEVQYKRSVRSEGNTTALKILDEVFEVCDADWRGIGIIPNSGFKLKEEYSDFDADKIFDVDVPPPKDDPPGCSCGEILRGVKFPYQCKLFGKACTPERPIGPCMVSSEGACAAYYRYGTGKALVNR from the coding sequence GTGAAATACCTGAGTGAGTATCGAGACCCAGCCCTGGCCCGAAAGGTCATTGAAAATATCAAGAAAATCTCCCATACACCAGTCAATCTTATGGAGGTCTGTGGCACTCATACCGTTACCATCTCCAAAAACGGGATAAGACAGGTGATGCCCAAAACCGTGACATTGCTCTCCGGTCCGGGGTGTCCCGTCTGCGTCACGGCCAATGAGGATATCGATAAGGCCATTTGGCTCGCCCGGCAACCCGGAGTCATTCTTGCAACCTTCGGTGACATGATGAAAGTCCCCAGTCCTTATTCGAGTCTCTCTGCAGAGAAGGCCGAAGGTGTAGACGTAAGAGTGGTCTATTCCACCCTCGATGCTTTACAGATCGCCGATGACAATCCGAATAAAAAAGTGATCTTCTTCGGGGTGGGATTTGAAACCACCTCCCCCACCATTGCCCTCTCTATATTAGAGGCAAAAAAGCGAAAACTCAAAAATTACTCCGTTCTGGCCCGTCATAAGCTTATTCCACCGGCAATGGCGGCGCTTTTAAGCCTTGGGGAAGTAAAACTTCATGGATTTATTTGCCCTGGACATGTGAGTACCATCATAGGAAGTAAACCCTACGAATTCGCCGCGGAAGAACACGGTATTCCCTGCGTCATTTCGGGCTTTGAGCCTTTGGATGTCCTTCAAACAATATACATGCTGGTAAGACAGGCAGAAAATGGTGAAGCTAGGGTCGAAGTGCAATATAAAAGAAGCGTTCGCTCCGAGGGAAACACAACGGCCCTGAAGATTCTCGATGAAGTCTTTGAAGTTTGCGATGCCGATTGGCGAGGCATCGGTATTATCCCAAATAGTGGATTCAAGCTCAAGGAAGAGTACTCCGACTTCGATGCGGATAAAATCTTTGATGTTGATGTTCCTCCCCCGAAGGATGATCCTCCAGGTTGCAGCTGCGGAGAGATTTTAAGAGGGGTCAAATTTCCCTACCAGTGTAAATTGTTTGGGAAGGCCTGCACTCCTGAAAGGCCCATTGGACCATGTATGGTCTCTTCAGAAGGTGCTTGTGCAGCATATTATCGCTATGGCACGGGTAAGGCGTTGGTGAACAGATAA
- a CDS encoding HypC/HybG/HupF family hydrogenase formation chaperone, producing the protein MCLGIPAKIVKIDERQIADIEIGGIVRKASLQLVPEAKVGDYVIAHAGFAIQILDVKEAQETLKLLEAFSEIPE; encoded by the coding sequence ATGTGCTTAGGCATACCGGCAAAGATCGTCAAAATTGACGAACGCCAAATAGCGGATATTGAAATCGGGGGCATTGTAAGGAAAGCAAGCTTGCAGTTGGTTCCAGAAGCAAAGGTAGGAGACTATGTCATTGCCCATGCTGGATTTGCCATTCAAATTCTGGACGTGAAGGAGGCTCAGGAGACTCTAAAACTCCTGGAGGCATTCAGTGAAATACCTGAGTGA
- a CDS encoding tetratricopeptide repeat protein — protein MDRVHEYIHIASKVSKRDRVIMTLLTIGLAIVALRPFIAFQSFTRAYSFSENQMYNKAITHYRRAILLDPKFSTAHSYLAYCYNKTEQIEQAIAAYQRAIELNPKDKQAHLELGLIHYNQEEYTKAIIHLDQVAKMDPQDISTRVLLAECHERIGQKEKAYSIWKEILTIDPHYDPAKRALERLKREENGKN, from the coding sequence ATGGATAGAGTACATGAGTACATCCACATCGCATCCAAAGTCTCAAAGCGCGATAGGGTAATTATGACCTTGCTCACCATAGGGTTGGCGATTGTAGCATTGAGACCATTCATTGCCTTCCAAAGTTTTACTCGTGCCTACTCCTTCTCTGAGAATCAAATGTACAATAAAGCAATTACCCATTATAGAAGGGCAATCCTTTTGGATCCAAAATTCAGCACAGCCCATAGTTATCTGGCCTATTGTTACAACAAAACAGAGCAAATCGAACAAGCCATTGCCGCTTACCAACGGGCAATAGAACTCAACCCAAAGGATAAACAAGCCCACTTGGAACTGGGTTTAATCCACTATAACCAAGAAGAATATACCAAAGCCATAATCCATCTTGACCAAGTGGCCAAGATGGATCCACAAGATATCTCCACCAGAGTCTTGCTTGCTGAATGTCATGAAAGAATCGGCCAAAAGGAGAAGGCGTATTCCATTTGGAAGGAAATATTGACCATCGACCCCCATTATGACCCCGCCAAGAGGGCCTTGGAAAGACTTAAAAGAGAGGAGAATGGGAAGAATTAA
- a CDS encoding cytochrome c biogenesis protein CcdA: MRLQNLVVEAIKTPSLLAFGAVFIAGIIVSLGSCAIMELPILIGYIGGMGYSSRRRIFAITLLFVLGMLTTYLIIGIVIGMASMTLSKIATLSTILYLAMGTVSLILGLYMLGFIHPPIPNLSLQKPSRKLGLLGAYLLGLGFIFFEAPTCPACAPALMLISSYMVTAGKILWGLFLLLTYALGQSVPILIAGTLTSVIKPLTERAYSWKEYFQIVSSILLILVSLDLFWLA, translated from the coding sequence TTGAGATTGCAAAACCTCGTCGTAGAAGCGATCAAAACACCTTCCCTGCTTGCTTTCGGAGCCGTCTTTATCGCCGGAATAATTGTCAGTCTGGGCTCATGCGCCATCATGGAATTACCTATCCTAATTGGATATATAGGGGGGATGGGCTATTCCTCGAGAAGAAGGATATTTGCCATCACCTTACTCTTTGTTCTGGGGATGCTCACCACCTATTTAATTATAGGAATCGTCATTGGAATGGCCAGCATGACCTTAAGCAAAATAGCTACCTTAAGCACAATTCTTTATTTAGCTATGGGAACGGTCTCTCTCATTCTGGGACTTTACATGCTTGGCTTCATCCACCCACCTATACCCAACCTTTCTTTGCAAAAACCTTCAAGGAAGCTGGGACTTTTGGGAGCTTATCTTCTAGGTTTGGGATTTATCTTTTTCGAAGCACCGACCTGTCCCGCATGCGCTCCCGCACTCATGTTAATAAGCAGTTATATGGTGACCGCTGGGAAAATCCTTTGGGGTCTCTTCCTACTTCTAACATACGCGCTTGGTCAAAGCGTGCCCATCTTGATTGCGGGGACTTTAACAAGTGTCATAAAACCCTTAACTGAGAGAGCCTATTCCTGGAAGGAATATTTTCAAATCGTTAGCAGTATTTTACTGATTCTAGTAAGTTTGGATTTATTTTGGTTGGCCTAG